A window from Dunckerocampus dactyliophorus isolate RoL2022-P2 chromosome 15, RoL_Ddac_1.1, whole genome shotgun sequence encodes these proteins:
- the cntn1b gene encoding contactin 1b has protein sequence MTSSICVLLVLVSSATVTVAILFGEPRIFGEEATGYGPIFEEEPVDVVYTEDSPDGRISMNCRARANPPATYRWRRDNWEIKLMEQPDEHYSLVGGNLVISNPRQKKHAGTYICVARNIYGTVISKEARVKFGFVEEFPQEEREPVYVKEGQGAVLLCAPPKAWPEEVSYRWIFNEFPVFLNMDRRRFVSQRTGNLYISKVEAQDAGNYSCFVSSPIIGKSVFSKFIPLIPLPPDDGEERKYPADIRVKFPDTTALLASNITLECFALGNPIPHIVWRKVDHTDLPANHEISESGAVLHLYNVQYEDVGGYECEAINTKGKDWHKAWLYVESAPEWAETINNTQMDIGSEHTMRCVASGKPFPFIRWYKDGYMSGKGELKFSSLTFDDSGMYQCVAENYWGIKYANAELRVIACAPTFEFNPLKKQLLGAKDGRVVIECKPRAAPRPRFTWTKGKELLFNNSRISIMFDGSLEILNATINDEGVYTCFAENDRGKANSSGYLTITEATSIKVAPEDTEVKVGDEVVLSCSASYDPMLDITFIWAVDFRVIDFHAEWQHFERIMSEDGSGSLKIKNVQIWHEGRYTCTAQTVVDSDLAYADLKVVGLPGPPGVIRVEDIGDTWVKLLWTKGADHNSPILHYTIQTRHYWALHEDDWKNATTSPTFLDGTVERADVTDLYPWMEYQFRIIATNEYGSGEASIPSLKIKTWDAPPVVSPTDVEGYGGRNGEIVITWTPVQPWYFYGKKFGYIVAFKPHDAYDWWYETISDPETRRYVHKDSFFIPTEEDFQVREFQVKIKSFNVKGDGPYSLTKVIYYPRDVPTENPTDVYARPVSSTEALVWWLPVVDTGTGLQQYIEGYQVKYWRKYVDTEPGANRIFVSATVNQTRLENMLPDSHYLIEVRAFNGAGLGPPGEHCEMFTKRPPPPDPPRMWRFISWTGKWLYVWWDHIQYDWFGNVSFPLYYKVMFRKTGYIYGKVYVTGWHFMDFPMPQFGDYELMVRGRYEGGDGPVRTIRLLGRASMTTPTLGLTCAALLALWQL, from the exons ATGACTTCTAGTATTTGCGTGCTTCTGGTCCTCGTCTCTTCAGCCACCGTCACAG TGGCCATCCTGTTTGGGGAGCCCAGGATATTTGGag AGGAAGCTACAGGCTACGGACCCATCTTTGAGGAGGAGCCGGTGGACGTGGTCTACACCGAGGACTCCCCTGATGGAAGGATCTCCATGAACTGCCGTGCCCGGGCCAACCCGCCGGCTACATACAG GTGGCGCCGTGACAACTGGGAGATCAAGCTGATGGAGCAGCCGGATGAGCACTACAGCCTGGTGGGGGGCAACCTGGTCATCAGCAACCCCAGACAGAAGAAGCACGCCGGGACGTACATTTGCGTGGCCAGGAACATCTACGGCACCGTCATCAGCAAGGAGGCCCGAGTCAAGTTTGGAT TTGTGGAGGAGTTTCCTCAAGAGGAGAGAGAGCCTGTTTATGTGAAGGAAGGACAAGGGGCAGTTCTGCTGTGTGCTCCTCCAAAGGCTTGGCCAG AGGAGGTGAGCTACCGCTGGATCTTCAACGAGTTCCCCGTGTTCCTCAACATGGACCGCCGCCGCTTCGTCTCCCAGCGGACGGGCAACCTGTACATCTCCAAGGTGGAAGCTCAGGACGCGGGGAACTATTCCTGCTTTGTCTCCAGTCCCATCATCGGGAAGAGCGTCTTCTCCAAGTTCATCCCACTCATCCCTTTGCCGCCTGACGATG GTGAGGAAAGAAAATACCCGGCAGATATCAGGGTGAAGTTCCCGGACACGACAGCCTTACTAGCCTCCAACATCACGCTGGAGTGCTTTGCTCTCGGCAA TCCCATCCCTCACATCGTGTGGAGAAAAGTGGACCACACCGATCTTCCAGCCAATCATGAGATCAGCGAATCAGGCGCTGTCCTCCACCTCTATAACGTCCAATATGAAGACGTGGGGGGTTACGAGTGCGAGGCCATCAACACCAAAGGGAAAGACTGGCACAAGGCGTGGCTTTACGTGGAAT CTGCTCCGGAGTGGGCCGAGACCATCAACAACACCCAGATGGACATCGGTTCAGAGCACACCATGCGCTGCGTCGCGTCAGGGAAGCCTTTCCCGTTCATCCGCTGGTACAAAGATGGCTACATG TCCGGCAAAGGCGAGTTAAAGTTCTCCAGCTTGACGTTCGATGACTCCGGCATGTATCAGTGTGTAGCAGAGAACTACTGGGGCATCAAATACGCCAACGCAGAGCTGCGAGTGATTG CGTGCGCGCCAACATTCGAGTTCAACCCCTTGAAGAAGCAGCTCCTCGGGGCTAAAGATGGCCGCGTGGTGATAGAGTGCAAACCCAGAGCGGCGCCCAGGCCTCGTTTCACGTGGACCAAGGGCAAAGAGCTCCTCTTCAACAATTCACG CATCTCCATCATGTTTGATGGCAGCCTGGAGATCCTCAATGCCACCATAAATGATGAAGGTGTCTACACGTGCTTTGCGGAGAATGACAGAGGGAAGGCCAACAGCTCTGGTTACCTCACCATCACAG AGGCGACCAGCATTAAGGTGGCTCCAGAAGACACTGAGGTGAAAGTGGGTGACGAGGTGGTTCTGTCCTGCTCGGCCTCCTACGACCCCATGCTGGACATCACCTTCATCTGGGCCGTGGACTTCAGGGTCATCGACTTCCACGCAGAGTGGCAACACTTTGAACGCATCATG AGCGAAGACGGCAGCGGGAGCCTGAAAATCAAGAACGTGCAGATCTGGCACGAGGGCCGCTACACGTGCACGGCTCAGACCGTGGTGGACAGCGACTTGGCGTACGCCGACCTCAAGGTCGTAG GTCTTCCAGGGCCTCCTGGTGTGATCCGTGTGGAGGACATCGGGGACACGTGGGTCAAGCTGCTGTGGACTAAAGGCGCTGACCATAACAGCCCCATTCTGCACTACACCATTCAAACCAGACACTACTGGGCGCTGCACGAGGATGACTGGAAGAACGCCACCACCT CTCCAACCTTCCTTGATGGCACTGTGGAAAGGGCAGATGTCACGGACCTGTACCCCTGGATGGAGTATCAGTTCCGCATCATCGCCACCAACGAGTACGGTTCTGGAGAGGCCAGCATCCCCTCGCTGAAGATCAAAACATGGGACGCTC CGCCAGTGGTGTCGCCCACAGATGTGGAGGGGTACGGCGGTAGAAATGGCGAGATAGTCATCACGTGGACg CCCGTGCAGCCGTGGTATTTCTACGGCAAGAAGTTTGGCTACATCGTGGCCTTCAAGCCCCACGACGCGTACGACTGGTGGTACGAGACCATCTCGGACCCGGAGACCAGGCGCTACGTTCAcaaggactccttcttcatcccCACCGAGGAAGACTTCCAGGTTCGAGAGTTCCAGGTGAAGATCAAGTCGTTTAACGTGAAGGGAGACGGTCCTTATAGCCTCACCAAGGTCATCTACTACCCAAGAGATG TCCCCACAGAGAATCCTACAGACGTCTACGCGAGGCCGGTGTCCTCCACGGAAGCTCTGGTGTGGTGGCTCCCGGTGGTGGACACAGGAACAGGCCTGCAGCAGTACATTGAAGGCTACCAG GTGAAATACTGGAGAAAGTATGTCGACACGGAGCCGGGAGCCAATCGCATTTTTGTCTCAGCGACGGTGAACCAAACCAGGCTGGAGAACATGCTGCCCGACTCCCACTACCTCATTGAGGTGCGAGCCTTTAACGGAGCAGGACTGGGCCCGCCTGGGGAACACTGCGAGATGTTCACCAAAAGACCAC CACCGCCTGATCCTCCCAGGATGTGGCGCTTCATCTCCTGGACAGGAAAGTGGTTGTACGTGTGGTGGGATCACATCCAGTACGACTGGTTTGGGAACGTGTCCTTCCCTCTCTACTACAAG GTCATGTTTCGAAAGACGGGCTACATCTACGGGAAGGTGTACGTCACCGGGTGGCACTTCATGGACTTCCCCATGCCTCAGTTTGGAGACTACGAGCTCATGGTGCGAGGACGCTACGAGGGAGGCGACGGCCCCGTTAGAACCATTCGGCTTCTGG GGAGGGCCTCTATGACCACGCCCACTCTCGGCCTCACCTGCGCCGCGTTGCTGGCGCTGTGGCAACTTTAA